The DNA sequence TGTCTTTTTTTATAGTTATCAAACGCAGACCGTTTGTTAGGTAAAGTTCTTTAATATCAGGCATATGTTCCATCCTTTTTCACAATCTAGCCTCCATTATAAGTCAGCCAAAGAATTATTACTATCTTTCCCGTTCACAAGATAGTGTCAACTTACTTTCGGTTCAAAAACTGAATAAGCCTGCCGTGCGGATTCCAAGTAGCCCGGGTTTTACGATTTATACCACCCAAAATGAGGCGTTGCATAGCTGATTGAACCTTGTTTTACCGGGTAGACCCGGCTCTTCTTCACGATCCGTTTTTCCAGCCTCAAAAGTCGGGCTTCCTTCTTCTTTTCTTTCTCTTTGGCAGCGAAGTAGCCCATGAGATCCCCGCCATTGAGGACGAAAACTCGCATGCGCGCTATATTCTCAGCACCTACTGTGCTCCACCCCATCGGGCGTGAAGATAACCGTGAGGAAAGCACATGACTGACATGCCCTTCCGCACTGCAGCCCTGATAGCCCGACTTGGCCGCGTTCTGGATCGATTCCCAGTTGGACACAAGATAGGTTTGCATCTCGCCTAACTTCTTTTCCTGGGTCTTTTTAAGCGGCAATCCCGCCGCTGATTCGAAGAATGTGTTGATGTCCTCAAGGGAGTCCATGCTGATGGCGTCTTTGAGGTACCAGTAATATTCATCCTTTGTCCCTTTGTAGGAATCAATCGGCGTTGCCGCCTGGCGCAGGGCCTTTTCCAGGTGGAACTTATCCAGATAGAGCTTGCATCGAGGCAGAATCTGGGCACCCATCTTGATCCAGGTCGCCCCATCCCCTGATAAGGAGATTTCCTCGATCTTATCTACCTCATAAGCCGAGTTCAGGTAATCGAACACTTCGTACCACAGTTCATCCGAGTTGCCCTTGTAGAAGCCTGCAAATCGACGTACACCCATTAAGGCCTTGCGTCTCTTCCCGACACTCTGCTGCCCCTCATGGACGTAGATCAGCCGCATCTGCTGATTGGAACCGTCCTGCATAGCTACATGATCCTCATCGGCCTCAATATAGATCCGAGATACCACTTTTTTCTGAGGCAGGGGTCCCTCAGAAGACTCAATGTTCCCCAGTCGATGGACCAGATTCATTACCGTAGTGCGGCTGGTAATTCCGCTGCTTGCATAGCGCTCCACCGTCCCCTGGTAAGAAATATCTTTAGCACTGGAGAGAAGACACGAGGCTAGTTCCCGGCTGATTCTCTGATGGGGCTCAAGGCCCAGAAGACGATCCACCAGACACACATGGTGATTAGTCTTTTTATCCCGAAAGTACGTCCGGTCAAAGACCACAGGTCCGGCTGTAGTAGCGATGGTTTTTGTTTGATTACGCCGTTCGATGGAGTAATCCTTTTTCCGTAACTGTGAGTTCCTCAGGCGCTCATCGAGTACCTGAACATAATCCTGGATCTGCTCACGGGCAATCCGATCCGTCAGCTCGTGAGTCTCCTGGACCACTTGATCCATGGTGAGGGTACCGCTTGCCATTCTTGAATCAAAACCTTGTCTGAGAGAGGTGAACATTGAGTTGAAATCTGTTAAGATAGGCATGAGAATAAGTCCTTTCGTGTAGTTTGTTTGTTGTTGTTACTAACATTCTAGCACTTGGGCTTATTCTCTTTCATTTTCGACCTACAGTAACTTTACACTAACCGTTCACAAACAAAAGTTTGAGAATCATTCCGGTTCTTTCGGGGTGATTCTCATACTGCTCCATTTCCAAACCCACTCATACCAATCCTTAGCCTCTTACCCTTTCGGATCCTTTCGAACCCTTCCGAATCAATCCGAATCCTTCCGCGTGCTTCCGGCAATTCCCGGACTTCATTGGACTTTCCCGGCTTTCTCCTTTTCTTTTAAGATCATTGCGATATCCTTTTCATCATGATTCCTTTTCCCGGATTCTATCGTTTCTTGATTTTGATTCTTTCCGAGTCTTTCTATTTGATTTTGCACAATCAAATAAGGGAAGCCGACAAAACCGCAACGAAACGTTCTGATTTTTTCCATCCTGACGGGACAAGTACGTTATGGATGAACGGATCAAAGTTTTCGATTCATTGAAATTGTTTACTTAAAATGTTTATAATTGGAGTAGACTGCACAATGCTACGAATACATGGAGGTGTTCTTTCGAATGACTGAAAAAGTGGTTATCACCGGAAACGAGGCGGTCGCCCGGGGCTTCTGGGAGGCCGGCGGCAAGGTTTCCGCAGCCTATCCCGGCTCACCCACGGTATCGATCACCGATACGCTGATGAAGATGAAAGAAGTGGATGCCAACTGGGCAACCAACGAAAAAGTAGCCCTGGAAATGGCCATCGGCTCATCCATTACCGGCGCCCGCAGCCTCTGCGTCATGAAACACGTGGGACTCAACATCGCCCTGGATCCCTTTATGACATTTACCCAGACCAGAACCAAAGGAGCCTTTGTTCTCGCCATTGGAGACGATCCAGGCCTGACCAGTTCCCAGAACGAGCAGGACTCGCGCATGCTGGCTCAGTTTGCCAATATTCCCGTGCTTGATCCGGCAACCCCGCAGGAGGCACTGGATTATACCAGGGAAGCTATCAGGCTCTCTGAGCAGTTTGAGACCCCTGTGATGCTGCGCATTATGTCCCGGCTGTGCCATGCCCGCGGCGTAGTGGAGCTGAATGAGCGCAAGGATTCCCATATTGCAGGTTTTGAGGAAGATCCCTCCAACTTCTGCATGCTTCCGCCCTATTCCAATGCCCAGCAGTACTTCATGAAAGACCGCATGGAGAACCTGGCAAAGTTCAATGAAACGTATCATCTGAATACCTGGGAACGCCAGGGACATGATACGC is a window from the Clostridiaceae bacterium HFYG-1003 genome containing:
- a CDS encoding ISLre2 family transposase, whose product is MPILTDFNSMFTSLRQGFDSRMASGTLTMDQVVQETHELTDRIAREQIQDYVQVLDERLRNSQLRKKDYSIERRNQTKTIATTAGPVVFDRTYFRDKKTNHHVCLVDRLLGLEPHQRISRELASCLLSSAKDISYQGTVERYASSGITSRTTVMNLVHRLGNIESSEGPLPQKKVVSRIYIEADEDHVAMQDGSNQQMRLIYVHEGQQSVGKRRKALMGVRRFAGFYKGNSDELWYEVFDYLNSAYEVDKIEEISLSGDGATWIKMGAQILPRCKLYLDKFHLEKALRQAATPIDSYKGTKDEYYWYLKDAISMDSLEDINTFFESAAGLPLKKTQEKKLGEMQTYLVSNWESIQNAAKSGYQGCSAEGHVSHVLSSRLSSRPMGWSTVGAENIARMRVFVLNGGDLMGYFAAKEKEKKKEARLLRLEKRIVKKSRVYPVKQGSISYATPHFGWYKS